A stretch of the Syntrophorhabdaceae bacterium genome encodes the following:
- the rnc gene encoding ribonuclease III: protein MYPTSLEKTVHYIFKNKGLLNEAMTHSSWFNEKKESRQSQNEKLEYLGDAILNSVISILLYKKYQKRDEGFLSNARSSLVKRETLTEIANKIELWKHMSYGNGDNNVPEESKVLSNMLEALIGAIYLDGGMTKAAKVIKEFFLPYFNEEKLTEKNPKNILQEYSQKKWGLLPRYKFTRKTKEGFAISVCVGKEFRAKGTGKSKKEAEQNAARTLLNQFGNKEQK, encoded by the coding sequence ATGTACCCTACTTCTTTAGAAAAAACAGTTCATTACATATTCAAAAACAAGGGGCTTCTCAACGAAGCAATGACCCACAGTTCCTGGTTTAATGAAAAAAAGGAATCCCGGCAATCTCAGAATGAAAAGCTCGAATATCTCGGTGATGCGATACTGAACAGTGTCATCAGCATACTTCTTTATAAAAAATACCAGAAAAGAGATGAGGGGTTCCTCAGCAACGCCCGGTCAAGCCTTGTAAAACGGGAAACCCTCACGGAAATAGCAAACAAGATCGAGCTATGGAAACACATGAGCTATGGTAACGGCGACAACAACGTGCCGGAAGAGTCCAAGGTCTTGTCAAATATGCTTGAAGCCCTTATCGGCGCAATCTATTTAGACGGCGGGATGACAAAGGCAGCGAAGGTCATCAAAGAATTCTTTCTTCCTTATTTCAACGAAGAAAAATTGACTGAGAAAAACCCGAAAAATATCCTTCAGGAATACTCCCAGAAAAAGTGGGGACTGCTCCCCAGGTACAAATTTACAAGAAAAACAAAGGAAGGTTTTGCCATATCCGTCTGCGTCGGGAAGGAATTCCGCGCAAAGGGCACAGGTAAAAGCAAAAAAGAGGCAGAACAAAATGCGGCAAGGACACTCTTGAATCAATTCGGGAACAAAGAACAGAAGTAA